The following coding sequences lie in one Montipora foliosa isolate CH-2021 chromosome 11, ASM3666993v2, whole genome shotgun sequence genomic window:
- the LOC137976499 gene encoding uncharacterized protein has translation MRFCISIPEGIYPLKEDQVKHVEIFGEDEHGYHLRYEKLENTRFFTYLEHQIGRHFRDEIMLVTFNKQMQEQANIDFCKRILKRGIFCEKKNFNFLGQSDSQMRETTCFMMHGTEDEIQKHLQTFGNFVEESNVSVRSKKIGLLFSPFVQQVQLTKEQCDEVSKVKKFGYGFMSRGLASKIRGEGFKGLNYPEPSVLLVYYQGSQGILVLKEGDTNNHHPTRDQSDESKRQPTIPDSHFVYILDYSQPNTNAYLDAKLIMLLAARGVQVEDLRTLQKHYYSLLEHMVRDDKASIDYFLQLTGRTTEEEEEVATLLRKEVSYMQVEQEPSGGEVPKVRILIPKARVVFGVRDPYGKLTPAQCYFRPTLLYDQGKEFETEKKVFVAPSPCYYPGDIQVLELTHEKEGYENLKNCLVLHPSLAFKCGGADLSGNKFIVCWDAKLIPKQKVKPMSYEKLPSFEKGSNKWAKCRSYIPYFQSRQTETTKDLREEMIDYFASFKRDNLPIEIDRTYMSLAAKQSGLSLTQCEQLSGMFYQATNSMVDKDVLRKNLEGLSDESGGASGQGPGGFLSYQRDPEFHVHGNILSDFKDEASRFVEKAKENHYFD, from the coding sequence ATGCGCTTTTGCATCAGTATTCCCGAAGGCATTTATCCGCTTAAAGAAGACCAGGTCAAACACGTGGAAATTTTTGGCGAAGACGAACATGGCTATCACTTGAGATATGAAAAACTGGAAAATACTCGGTTTTTTACATATCTGGAGCATCAAATCGGACGCCATTTTCGTGATGAGATAATGCTTGTAACTTTTAACAAGCAGATGCAGGAACAGGCAAACATCGACTTTTGTAAACGTATCTTGAAACGCGGAATTTTTTgtgaaaagaagaattttaattTCCTTGGTCAATCAGACAGTCAAATGAGAGAGACAACGTGTTTCATGATGCATGGTACTGAGGACGAAATTCAAAAGCACTTACAAACGTTTGGCAACTTTGTTGAAGAGAGCAATGTGAGTGTGCGCTCAAAGAAGATTGGCTTATTGTTTTCACCATTTGTGCAGCAAGTGCAACTAACAAAGGAACAGTGTGATGAGGTTTCAAAGGTCAAGAAATTTGGCTACGGCTTCATGTCTCGAGGGCTTGCATCAAAAATAAGGGGGGAGGGTTTTAAAGGACTCAACTATCCCGAACCGAGTGTACTATTAGTTTACTATCAAGGTTCCCAAGGGATTTTAGTCTTGAAAGAAGGCGACACCAACAATCATCATCCTACGCGAGATCAGTCCGACGAGTCAAAAAGGCAGCCCACTATCCCAGATTCCCATTTCGTGTACATTTTGGATTATTCCCAGCCAAACACAAACGCCTATCTCGACGCCAAACTGATCATGCTTCTTGCGGCCCGGGGAGTGCAAGTTGAAGACCTCAGGACTCTTCAAAAGCACTATTACAGTCTGTTAGAACATATGGTGCGCGATGATAAAGCTTCCATTGACTATTTCCTGCAGCTTACGGGCCGAACTaccgaagaagaagaagaagtagcCACTCTGCTACGAAAAGAAGTGAGTTACATGCAGGTTGAACAAGAGCCATCAGGAGGTGAAGTTCCAAAAGTCAGAATTTTGATTCCCAAGGCTAGGGTGGTGTTTGGTGTGCGCGACCCTTACGGGAAGTTGACACCTGCGCAGTGTTACTTCCGACCAACTCTGCTGTACGACCAAGGAAAGGAATTTGAGACagaaaagaaagtttttgtAGCGCCTAGTCCCTGCTACTATCCTGGAGATATACAAGTCTTAGAGCTCACTCACGAAAAGGAAGGTTACGAGAACCTTAAAAATTGTTTAGTTTTACATCCCTCTCTCGCGTTCAAGTGTGGCGGAGCAGATCTGAGTGGAAACAAGTTTATTGTTTGCTGGGACGCAAAGCTTATTCCAAAACAAAAGGTTAAGCCCATGTCGTACGAAAAATTGCCTTCTTTTGAAAAAGGGTCTAATAAATGGGCTAAATGTCGATCGTACATCCCGTACTTCCAGAGCCGCCAAACGGAAACTACGAAAGACCTACGCGAGGAGATGATCGACTACTTTGCCAGCTTTAAGCGGGATAATTTGCCTATTGAGATTGACCGGACCTACATGAGTCTCGCTGCAAAACAATCTGGACTTTCTCTAACCCAGTGTGAACAGCTCAGCGGGATGTTTTACCAAGCAACCAACTCAATGGTTGACAAAGACGTCTTGCGGAAAAATCTCGAGGGGTTGTCGGATGAAAGCGGAGGCGCGTCTGGACAAGGACCAGGGGGATTCCTCAGTTACCAGAGAGATCCAGAATTTCACGTTCATGGCAACATTTTAAGCGATTTCAAGGATGAAGCGAGTCGTTTCGTCGAAAAAGCGAAAGAAAATCATTATTTTGATTGA
- the LOC137975373 gene encoding uncharacterized protein, giving the protein MEVRISIPEGIHLPKEGEVKHVEFVGKDERDYRFGYKKLENTRFFNYLEHRIGPDFRDEIMIVTFNSQMEEEANIALCKRVLKTGIFCDKKSFNFLGHSYSQIRKKTCFMMHGTEDKIQNHLQTFGNFTEQSNVSVRAKKIGLLFSPFLQHVELTKEQCDEVLKVKKFGYGFMSRGLASKIWEAGFLQRLNYPEPSALLVHYQGSQGMLVLKEDNMNDHHPRQDHVDESVRQTDRTVYILDYSQPNTNAYLDAKLIMLLAARGVQVEDLRTLQKDYYSLLEDMMRDDEASIDYFLQLTGRTTEEEVATLLRREVSYIVEQESSGGELPHVRILIPKARVVYGVCDPYGKLTSEQCYFRPTLLCEQGKKFEPEKKVFVAPIPCYYPGDTQVLELIHDKEEYKTLIDCLVLPASLAFNCGGAYLRGIKFIVCWDPTLIPKQKVKPISHKLTYFDTVSDTLAKCRSYLQSPLKSTKDLRKELIDHFASFKDDLTIQIERTYMSLAARESGLSQTQCEQLSRMFYQATHSMVDKDALMKKLDELTSDESVTASRAGESPTETAYLLDDMEGEETEEELRTNRGESSGGLLNYCTCNLLQRDREFHVNGKILSDFKLEAIRFVQKAKQNHYIY; this is encoded by the coding sequence ATGGAAGTTCGCATCAGTATTCCAGAAGGCATTCATCTTCCTAAAGAAGGCGAGGTCAAACACGTGGAATTTGTTGGCAAAGACGAACGTGACTATCGCTTTGGGTATAAAAAACTGGAAAATACTCGGTTTTTTAACTATCTGGAGCATCGAATCGGACCCGATTTTCGTGATGAGATAATGATTGTCACTTTTAACTCGCAGATGGAGGAAGAGGCAAACATCGCCTTGTGTAAACGTGTCTTAAAAACCGGAATTTTTTGTGACAAGAAGAGTTTTAATTTCCTCGGTCATTCTTACAGTcaaataagaaagaaaacatgTTTCATGATGCATGGTACTGAGGACAAAATTCAAAACCACTTACAAACGTTTGGTAACTTTACTGAACAGAGCAATGTGAGTGTGCGCGCAAAGAAGATTGGCTTGTTGTTTTCGCCATTTCTACAGCACGTGGAACTAACAAAGGAACAGTGTGATGAGGTTTTAAAAGTCAAGAAATTTGGCTACGGCTTTATGTCTCGAGGGCTTGCATCAAAAATATGGGAGGCGGGTTTCTTGCAACGACTCAACTATCCCGAACCCAGCGCACTATTAGTTCACTATCAAGGTTCCCAAGGCATGTTAGTCTTGAAGGAAGACAACATGAACGATCATCATCCTCGGCAAGATCACGTCGACGAGTCAGTCAGGCAGACAGACCGGACCGTGTATATTTTGGATTATTCGCAGCCAAACACAAACGCATATCTCGACGCCAAACTGATCATGCTTCTAGCGGCCCGCGGAGTTCAAGTTGAAGACCTCAGGACTCTTCAAAAAGACTATTACAGTCTGTTAGAAGATATGATGCGCGATGATGAAGCTTCCATTGACTATTTCCTGCAGCTTACGGGCCGAACTACCGAAGAAGAGGTAGCCACTCTGCTACGACGCGAAGTAAGTTACATAGTTGAACAAGAGTCATCGGGAGGTGAACTTCCACATGTCAGAATTTTGATTCCCAAGGCTAGGGTGGTGTATGGTGTCTGTGACCCTTACGGGAAGTTGACTTCTGAACAGTGTTACTTCAGACCAACCTTGCTGTGCGAACAAGGAAAGAAATTTGAGCCagaaaagaaagtttttgtAGCGCCTATTCCTTGCTATTATCCTGGAGATACACAAGTGTTAGAGCTCATTCACGACAAGGAAGAGTACAAAACCCTAATTGATTGtttagttttacccgcctctcTCGCGTTCAATTGTGGCGGAGCGTATCTACGTGGAATCAAGTTCATTGTCTGCTGGGATCCAACGCTTATTccaaaacaaaaagtaaaacCCATATCGCACAAACTCACTTATTTTGATACAGTGTCTGATACCTTGGCTAAATGTCGATCGTACCTCCAGAGCCCCCTAAAGAGCACGAAAGATCTACGCAAGGAACTGATTGACCACTTTGCCAGCTTTAAGGATGATTTGACGATTCAGATTGAGCGGACCTACATGAGTCTCGCCGCAAGAGAATCTGGACTTTCACAAACCCAGTGTGAACAGCTCAGCAGGATGTTTTACCAAGCAACCCACTCGATGGTTGATAAAGACGCTTTGATGAAAAAACTCGATGAGTTGACGTCGGATGAAAGTGTAACCGCTTCCAGAGCTGGAGAGTCACCTACAGAAACAGCCTATCTTCTTGATGACATGGAAGGAGAAGAAACGGAGGAAGAGTTGAGGACAAATCGTGGTGAAAGTTCAGGGGGATTGCTCAATTACTGCACTTGTAATCTTCTCCAGAGAGATCGAGAATTTCACGTTAATGGCAAGATTTTAAGCGATTTCAAGTTAGAAGCGATTCGTTTTGTCCAAAAAGCGAAACAAAATCATTATATTTATTAA